The sequence GTGATGGGATCTGACCTGAGTAAACTGAAAGAGATGGCAGTAAAAAAGCTAAGAAGCAAGAAAACCAGGGAGGAACTCAacgagaaatacaaaatacaagagagGGGACTAAACAACACGACGGAAGATTTAAAACAGAGGTTTAAGGCCAAAACACATAAGATCCAATGGTACATTAACAGAAATAAGGGATACCAACAGAACAAACTATTCGGAACCAACCAGAATAGTCTATACAGCCAACTAAGAGGGGAAGTCAACCACCAAGAAATCCCTGAAGCGGAACCAAGTAAAAAAGTCTGGGAAAACATCTGGAACAATCTGGTATCACACAACGTCAAGGAAGAAGAAGCCGGGAGAATAAAACAAAGATTCACAGATATCATGACAGACACAGTTAGAAACTAACTAAAGAAAATACCAAACTGGAAAGCCCCAGGTCCCAATGAAGTCTATagatactggctcaaaaacttcaaggCCCTACACGAACGAATAGCAGAACAACTTCAGCATTGTATCTCAAATATCAGTGCACCCAAATGGATGACTATAGGAAGAACATCCTTAGTACAAAAAGATAAGAGTAAGGGAAATATAGCCAGTAACTATAGGTCTATCGCATGCCAAACAATAATGTGGAAGTTACTAACAAGTATCATCAGTGAGAGGCTATACAACTGCCTAGAGGAGACAAACACCATCCCCCACCAACAGAAAGGCTGCAAAAGGAGGTGTAGAGGCACAAAAGACCAGCTcctgatagacaaaatggtaatgaagaacagtaggagaaggaaaaccaacctaaggatgacatAGATTGACTATAAGAAAGCCTTTGACATGCCAATAGAATGCCTGAAAATATATGGGGGAGAGGAAAACACCATCAGCTTTCTCAAAAATACAATGTGCAACTGGAATACAATACTTACAAGCTCTGGAATAAGACTAGCAGAGGTTAATATCAAGAGAGGGATCTTCCAGGGCAACTCACTATCCCGACTACTCTTTGCAGTAGCCATAGTTCCCATGACAAAAGTACTACAGAAGATGGACGATGGGTACCAACTGAAGAAAAGAGGCAACagaattaaccatctgatgttTATGGACGGcatcaagctgtatggtaagaACATCAAGGAGATAGATACCTTGATCCAGACTGTAAGGGTGGTATCTGgggacatcaggatggagtttggaatagaaaaatgtgcctcagtcaacatacaaaagggaaaaataacaggGACTGAGgggataaagctaccagatgggagcaacatcaaacacatagatgGTACGGGATACAAATGCCTGGGAATAATGGAAGGAGCGTAATCAGATACAGCGCAGGAATAGTTGAATGGAGGAAGGCAGAACTCTgcagcatagaccagaaaactaggaaacatatgatcatacacaaagcactacacccaagagcgAATACGGACAGACTATACATACCACGAAAAGGAGGGAGACgactactaagtatagaggactgcgacaacatcgagaatagagcactggggcaatatctgaaCACCAGTGAAGACAAGTGGTTCAAGAGTGaatgggaagaaggactgataaaagtagacaCAGACCTAGAATTATACAGAGACAGAACaatgacaaacagaacagaggactggcacaacaaaccaatgcttAGACAATACATAAGACAGACTGAAGACCTAGCCAGCAATGAcacgtggcaatggctactgaggggagagTTCGAGAAAAAACTGAAGAAATTATAACACCGGCAAAAGATCAGGCCCTAAGAATCcgatatgttcaaagaacgatagacggaaataacatctctcccatatataggaattgcaatacgaaaaatgaaacataaaccacatagcaagcgaatgtctgggacttgcacagaaccagtacaaaaagaggaatgattcagtggcaaaagccctccacttgagcctgtgcaagaaacatcagatACCTTGTAGTAATAAGTGGTACAAGCACTAACCTGAGGTAGCAATAGAAAACGATAAGGCAAAGATTCTCTAGGATTATGGTATCAGAACAGCTAGGGTGATACATGCAAATAGACCAGACTCGACATTGATTGACAAAattaagaagaaagtatcacttattgatgtcgcagtaccatgggactccagagttgaagagaaagtgAAGGAAAAATGGATAGTTATCatgacctgaaaatagaaataggaaggatatgggatatgccagtgggaaatgtacccataatcataggaacactaggcacgatcccaagatccctgaaaaggaatctagaaaaattaGAGGCTGAAGTAGCCCCAGGACTCaggcagaagagtgtgatcctaggaacggcTCATAACAAGAAAAGTGGTGGATtactaagaaggcaggatgcaacagaaccctacactataaataccatccagtcgaaagactgtgatagagaagcaataataataataataatagcaataacagagACATGTAACTGTAcaccaaaataaaaaaggaaatggttGATGTGACCAAACAAAAGACAAAATCTCACCACTAAGCCATGGGATTTAACATCGACAACATTACAGGTGGATTAGCAAGGCAACACTTATGTCTAATACTCTCCAGTACTCCAAATGTCACTTTCCTCACAGAGGAAATAGTGAACGGTATCCTGGTACAGGAAGTCTTCTTCATACAGTTGAGATGCGTTCCAAGAGTAGTTTCTAAAATGGAAAAGTGCCTAAGTTTAGCCTGCTCTTAATAAGTCAAGTAATTCCAAAAGTCCAGTAATTATTTATGTATGAACTGCATAATTATTTCATGCACATCTCCCAGGGAATTTTCGGATTTGAATGATTGAGAATCTATGACATAAGCTATTTGGAAGTTATGTCAAATGATGCACTTAATTAAAGTAGAAACAACGAAAAAAATCTTCAAACTATTCAGCAGGATATTTATATCCATAATTGATTGTTCTTTAAAGGAataatggtcactcatgaattgctGAGGCtagggataggacaatgtcataGACTCATAGACTGACCAAATCGCGTCTACATATGATCTGTTTTGAAGACCTGTCTCCAACAAGCAAGAACCAGGGAGGaataggcaatgactgctgataactgaACTGGTAGACCTATAAGATCCACCAAACCCGCATCCATAGTTCTCAGAGAAAAAGAGGTTACTACACTgctggaaactatcgagcttaaacagGGCTCAAACTCTTATCCAACAGATTACCCAGGGATAGACGTTTCCAATAAGGTAAAATAATTCTACTTCCAGTAAGAACTGTGATTTTAAATTGTTAAGAGATTAAAAGAGAATAATTTGGTCTTAAGACATGAGTTCTGGTGTCCCTCCTGGTACATGTTTGTGAGTGAAATTACATTATGCTACAATCTTGTGAGAGTAAATCCCTCTTAAAATACGTTTGTAAGAGTAATTCCCTAAAGGCAGGAAGTTTCCCTCTCGTATGGATGATTCTCTGGATCAGAAATCCTCGTCCAGAACAGCGGGCAAGTGCATTTCTGAACATACTCAACTTCAGGGCTTGAAATGCTTGGCTAAACTACTTGCTCCTAAGAAGCTCTCCTTAGCTTCCAGTCCTGAGAATGCTTTATTAAATTGCCTGCTCATAGGATGATAGGTTTAACCTCCTACTCCAAATCTGTTAGCATCTTTTGCACAAAACTTTAGGGGAGTGACAGAAGTGATATCTTTTGCTCTTCTTTAGCATTGCCATTTCCCAGGTCAGATATCAAAGCCAGTTTTGGGTCAGAAACTTCCTCCCTTCTAAGTACAAATCTCCTATTAAATGTCTTTTTAAGGGTTCTGTAAACTACCAGGCACTGCAAGACTGGCAAACTACATAAATACagctgtagacccaaatagtatttttcctttgtttttttttataaagactgcaaatttctcagctccaaacttatctgttattttaagcaagttagcaagaggaggcgCTTTTACAACgagttagagaattggtaatattgCTCCACTAATTAAACGTGATTGTGGTAACTCAAGTTCAACTgatttgaatgtcttttggcaaaacgtctaaataggtttgcttaaAGTAATCATCAGTTCTCCATGTGACAATTTGGCTTCCTTAAAGGGTTTGGGGAATGTTAtgaccttcttaaaatctccaatgctgtaaaggaattccgtatgattggccttgatttgagttctgcctttgaccatgttaatcatgacgtcattgttttcaaactcagacagttgggagtgggtgcttcttttcttagcatcattttcTAAATTTTCAAGTAGTAGATcaccaaaatatatttttaactaGGGAactgttctttgcccattactttacatactatataaacatgacatgttgtttggcctattaagtaagctcattgcatatgcagaaaaTGTTAAtctctttacattaattccatctgctgaatgtagatctgcgttgctgaatccttaatagagatcaagctaaaactAGTTCATGGTACAAATCATGGTGCATATAATGAAAAttctgataaaataaaaagaatgatagtCAGGTATTTACCTAAATATTCTAAGGAGGCTTATACAAGGGTTGGAAACTCCTGACCTCTGCAAATCATTAGCCATGTATAATTTTTGCAGAATGGAGAAAAACGCAGACGTATACAGAGaacacatttaataaaaaaaaaacaatacaataaaaaGGTAAGGTTAGCACATTCTCTTTTCAATATTTGCTAATTTTCGTTTCTACTTCCTTAAACGCAGCAAGATGTGAAATATTAGGAGATAACTACCTTAACTCTCAGTATACCATTCAACCTCCTTTGGAAATTTAGTAAAGTCAATCTCTTTTCAATCAATTTGACAAAGATATCAGCAGCATTTTCATGGATGGGAGCAGAGTCTCTTTGTGCACGAGGCAGGGCCGCTGATGCTATTTCATCGTAGTAACAGACATCACTATCACCAGACCTCCTGGCCTCCACTTCACTCCATTCGTAATCCGTCGTTACTGAGGATATGTTAATACAGAAagtgttattgataaaaaaaaacctcatttaTCAGCCTTAGCattttgtcatatccactaaacaAAAACATCCAAAATTACTGAGACTACAGTATAAGGAAAATCAAGCACACCGTGGAACTCAAGAGTGAAAGataaagggaaagaaaaataaatagaaaagtacATAGACCTAGGAACTGAATTGAGAAGTCTTAGGAATATGAAGGTAAGAGTGGATCACTAGGTActatacctaagtcattgaaaaagaATCTTGTTTAGTAGGAGCCGATATAGAcccaggacttgtgcaaaagaCCGTTAAACTTGAAACAGTTCACAAAATGATGAAAGAGATGAAAGTTAGATGCAACCTGAAACCTCACACTTTATTAATCTAATCTTCGTTGAACACTCCTTCCCCTATTTACCTTGAATTTTCTGTCAGAGATGAACTACCCAATTTTGCCAGTAAATTATCCACAGCAATATTTGCTTCAAACACCTACATTTAAAGTATAATGGTGGCCATTAATATCCAATAGGTTTTCTTACTATGTATACCATCTTATGACCCTTTTCTCCAAAGTATTCTAATTATTTCCTGTATACAATCTCCTAATGATTTTTTTATGCCCTCAGCAGTGTCCTGCACAaccttttttataaagaaaaaaaatattactacccTCGTAGACTTGGGAGTAGATTCTCCTTAAATTGCATCTTTAGCCTAACTTTCACCTTATTTTTCAGGTCTCTTTTTACATTAACCTTGATCCTATTTTAAACAACGCTTCTTCATCCGGAAAGTTTATGGTTAGCTTTGTTATAGACTTTCGATCACTGACAAATATATATTAGTTTCACTCACTTCATTATGTATACCTTCACATGTTGTAACTTGCATTGGGCAACGTCATTTCATATAATGACTTCCTTTCTCCTCACTGAGcaaattatttttctattctatCACATACTATTCTTATTCATCAATATTACTCTCTAGTATCATCAAATACTGTTTGTAATTTTTATGATCTCACATTTGTATTTTAATTGGTTGtcaataattattttaatcttttctCATTTAACccaaagaaacttatcttagcttaTGCCTAACCATCGTATATATCCACAGTCTATTTTCCTTTCAACAATGAATCCAACCATCTTTTCCTCCAGgtatctacaataataataatcactctaaGAATCTGTTTTCCTAGACAACTCATAATTTCAATCAGTCTTATATTCTGGGCAAATTCTAACTCTTTCGCCTCTAAGGATAATCAAACCAGATAATAATCACTTGTGAATGGATTGGATGaattataaatacaaaaacagCTCCTGAACAATTAAGATTATTTAGAGTCAACACAGGTTTCATAGACCAGTAACGACCTGtttatattcaatgtttttttatcGATGTTGATATTTGGAAAATtaacaaaacattaaaacagaacGATAGGAGTTTAAATTAActcatcaaattaaaaaaaatttaggtgTGGTGTTTGAAGGTAGTTGCAGCCTAAAATAAATCGTAGACAGGTCatgcttctttatttgtatgtgcgttgcttgctgGACGTGCATTAAGTGGCTCCCACACTGAAACAGATATAAATGTCAAATAGGGTGACCAGCCCTAGAGGTCATGGATTAACAAAAACATCTGTTAGCATGTGGGATCAGGTATCCAACCATGACGCGTACCGGTACTGATTTCATAGTGTAGAGTGGCGTCGGAGTCATTGAGCTAGATTCTGCTTTGGAATAATTTTTTACTGAAGAAGAATAATGTTCTGGGTGATCCGTCAATCTTTTGTTCAATACTGTCCCTACACAATGGAGGAGAATAGGAGATTTAGCTGCCATGGGAATAGTATTCATGTGCTGGAGCATTCTGAGGGTTAACTTTCTATTTCAGCAAATGTGTGTTTAAATGTGCATAACCATCTGGTGCTTAACATCTCAATCTTTCAAACATTGTGATAGGGTGGTATACACCATGCTTGGGAAGACTGGTGGTAGTCAAGTATTATTCTGAATGTAAGACATCAAGATATACAAAGAGAAAGTAGTAGACATCCGTAGGCACCCAATGACCTGCTGATGTGCAGAGAAAGGTCAGACGAAGCAAGTGATGAAGGCATGGATGTGTAAGAGCTAGCACTGACTAAGCATCAATGTGTAATGTCTAGCGTTCTGCACTGACGAGAGGCAGAGTAACAACAGCGTTGATGAAATTCAACCTACACAGGGTGCCACCAAGTAATAGTGTTAGATTTCAGTAACCATAAGTAAGTATTTTGAATCCTCTGGCTGCCACTTGGTGGAAATCTGCAATTTTGGAAAGATGGGGTCTGCGGGAACTTGACAGAAAAAAATGACTGGTACTAGAATCTACAAAATTGTGCAAAAGATTTTGAAATAGGCATAAAGAAAAGACTATTCATTGGGTAGACCTCCGCCACAGCCGATGATCTAGTTACTCGTTTTTCAAGCATTGACATTAGGTAGAACATTTTTTATCATCAAAGTAGACTctagagtagtagtagtataactGAGG comes from Palaemon carinicauda isolate YSFRI2023 chromosome 19, ASM3689809v2, whole genome shotgun sequence and encodes:
- the LOC137659126 gene encoding uncharacterized protein; this encodes MPIECLKIYGGEENTISFLKNTMCNWNTILTSSGIRLAEVNIKRGIFQGNSLSRLLFAVAIVPMTKVLQKMDDGYQLKKRGNRINHLMFMDGIKLYGKNIKEIDTLIQTVRVVSGDIRMEFGIEKCASVNIQKGKITGTEGIKLPDGSNIKHIDGTGYKCLGIMEGA